One Halichondria panicea chromosome 3, odHalPani1.1, whole genome shotgun sequence genomic region harbors:
- the LOC135334022 gene encoding transmembrane protein 198-like, with protein MAAVLRSLLCLVVVLCAVAVCAQGKHHSKPIVITPTKGVLSVDEALDSVHQAVDEVEDVGNTIQQTENTIVGFFNNTKSKFEQALANLSSYLPINVDYTLNVSQKCDPVKYNKEYYHTIALILSAALILLGVVFAFIGYRLMKIVLFLIGFLLAGSVTYFIILSFTHQLTGSWILYVSIIVPIVVGLLAGVLIICLYYIGIFLAGGSIGFLIVWFILAAIDVAFFRTHIYVPILIALAVGIALGIVTLFVQKWFFMFGTTVLGSFMIVWGLDYYIELGSIVYYLVLFAEHRSQIKPCWYSWTMVGVFGVLILIAFLVQACVTGRKYDHKKALNGGMCCGLCSKKKTKKVDDSAKYMKMKDMEE; from the exons ATGGCGGCTGTACTCAGGAGCTTG TTGTGCCTGGTCGTTGTTCTGTGTGCCGTGGCCGTGTGTGCACAAGGCAAGCATCACTCCAAGCCCATTGTGATCACTCCTACAAAGGGTGTGTTATCAGTCGATGAAGCTCTCGATTCTGTGCACCAAGCAGTCGATGAGGTTGAAGATGTCGGAAATACCATCCAGCAAACTGAGAATACAATCGTTGGGTTCTTCAATAACACTAAGAGCAAGTTCGAGCAAGCCTTGGCTAACCTCTCCAGCTACCTGCCCATTAACGTCGACTACACACTGAACGTTAGTCAGAAGTGTGACCCAGTCAAGTACAACAAGGAATACTACCACACCATTGCACTCATTCTGTCAGCTGCACTCATCCTACTCGGCGTTGTCTTTGCTTTTATCG gATACCGTCTCATGAAGATAGTGCTCTTCCTGATTGGCTTCCTCCTGGCTGGCTCTGTCACTTACTTCATCATCCTCTCTTTCACTCACCAGCTCACTGGCTCCTGGATTCTCTACGTGTCCATCATCGTACCCATCGTAGTGGGCCTCCTCGCTGGAGTATTGATCATCTGTCTCTACTACATTGGCATATTCCTCGCTGGAGGGAGCATTGGATTCCTCATCGTTTGGTTTATACTCGCAGCCATCGATGTCGCCTTCTTCCGTACCCACATCTATGTGCCAATTCTTATCGCTCTTGCCGTTGGTATTGCCCTCGGTATTGTGACGTTGTTTGTTCAGAAGTGGTTCTTCATGTTTGGTACCACCGTGCTCGGTAGCTTCATGATCGTGTGGGGACTGGACTACTACATTGAGCTGGGGTCTATTGTCTACTATCTGGTGCTGTTTGCTGAGCACAGATCACAGATCAAGCCCTGCTGGTACTCGTGGACCATGGTGGGTGTGTTTGGAGTCCTCATCCTCATCGCTTTCCTCGTGCAAGCGTGCGTGACGGGGAGAAAGTATGACCACAAGAAAGCTCTCAATGGAG GAATGTGCTGTGGACTGTGCAGTAAGAAGAAGACCAAGAAAGTGGACGACAGTGCCAAGTACATG AAAATGAAGGACATGGAGGAATGA